The following proteins come from a genomic window of Pyxidicoccus sp. MSG2:
- a CDS encoding sulfatase-like hydrolase/transferase, whose product MSRLLHAPPAAAGLRRRMEEARPFLGPALLWCVLHGLVSLGFFGASLLSAVERLAPTVQPLVLACGVVQALFLGLLTFAAALPLVLLGRHYVPAAAGVAALAVALLGVDSLVLSSLGFHINGLVLAVALQPRALAETGLSQTEVLLAAAGAVTLLGLDMWAGVHFMRRLPGPRRVLRLALVLLLLCAGERLLSAYLIFSHGGAVQHAATTLPLQAPVRMNRLLTQLTGTPSASGLRLGVSPEAGVPAASIDPASVRFTRRPDIVIILVESLRDDFFREDVMPNLWRRAADGTRYLSHHSGASSTDYSLFSLFFGLEAQRRDAVVGAGRAPLLFPALRENGYHQAFFAASSVDWMGLKDTVFRDVQGGLRTDYAGRSHLRDEAMVKDALSVVETAPGDTPLFLFLFFAGTHFDYDYPPRSDVFQPAWDGRGGLATASVPAEHLKARAWNAAYEVDTKVEALLSRIESVRGTRPLVLFTGDHGEEFREHGRVGHASDVTESQLHVPMVIFDERLPPGEVDAVTGHIDVVSTLFDLLGDTHDPARLGDGIPMTRPDASRYLLTTIGWEPRYALIGQQLKIRFGAGLPGTEITDLHDNPLPDAQARFALEAPRILRRLRGGTEQPAAGGTSAAASPATP is encoded by the coding sequence ATGTCACGATTGCTTCACGCCCCTCCCGCCGCGGCAGGGCTCCGCCGCCGGATGGAAGAGGCCCGGCCGTTCCTGGGCCCCGCACTGCTCTGGTGCGTGCTGCATGGGCTCGTTTCCCTCGGCTTCTTCGGCGCCTCCCTGCTGTCCGCCGTCGAGCGGCTCGCGCCCACCGTGCAGCCGCTGGTGCTCGCGTGCGGAGTCGTCCAGGCGCTGTTCCTCGGGCTGCTCACCTTCGCGGCGGCGCTGCCGCTGGTGCTGCTCGGCCGTCACTACGTGCCCGCGGCGGCGGGAGTGGCGGCACTGGCCGTGGCGCTGCTCGGGGTGGACTCGCTCGTCCTGTCGTCGCTCGGCTTCCACATCAACGGGCTCGTGCTGGCGGTGGCGCTGCAGCCGCGCGCCCTGGCCGAGACGGGGCTGTCCCAGACGGAGGTCCTCCTCGCCGCGGCGGGAGCGGTGACGTTGTTGGGGCTCGACATGTGGGCGGGCGTCCACTTCATGCGGAGGCTCCCCGGTCCGCGCCGGGTGCTGCGCCTCGCGCTCGTGCTCCTCCTGCTCTGTGCCGGGGAGCGGCTCTTGAGCGCGTACCTCATCTTCTCCCACGGCGGCGCCGTCCAGCACGCCGCCACCACCCTGCCCCTCCAGGCACCGGTGCGGATGAACAGGCTGCTGACGCAGCTCACCGGCACCCCGTCCGCCTCCGGCCTGCGCCTGGGCGTCAGCCCCGAGGCTGGCGTCCCCGCGGCGAGCATCGACCCCGCCTCCGTGCGCTTCACCCGCCGGCCCGACATCGTCATCATCCTGGTGGAGAGCCTGCGCGACGACTTCTTCCGCGAGGACGTGATGCCCAACCTGTGGCGGCGGGCGGCGGACGGCACGCGCTACCTGTCCCACCACAGCGGGGCGAGCTCCACCGACTACTCCCTCTTCAGCCTGTTCTTCGGACTGGAGGCCCAGCGGCGCGACGCGGTGGTGGGCGCGGGACGGGCGCCGCTGCTCTTCCCCGCACTGAGGGAGAATGGCTACCACCAGGCCTTCTTCGCCGCGTCGTCGGTCGACTGGATGGGCCTGAAGGACACCGTGTTCCGCGACGTGCAGGGCGGGCTGCGCACCGACTACGCCGGCAGGAGCCACCTCCGGGACGAGGCCATGGTGAAGGACGCGCTCTCCGTGGTGGAGACGGCACCGGGCGACACCCCGCTCTTCCTCTTCCTGTTCTTCGCCGGCACGCACTTCGACTACGACTACCCGCCCCGCTCCGACGTCTTCCAGCCCGCATGGGACGGCCGGGGCGGACTCGCCACCGCGAGCGTGCCCGCCGAGCACCTGAAGGCCCGCGCCTGGAATGCCGCCTACGAGGTGGACACGAAGGTGGAAGCACTGCTGTCGCGCATCGAGTCCGTCCGGGGCACGCGGCCGCTCGTCCTCTTCACCGGAGACCACGGTGAGGAGTTCCGCGAGCACGGCCGCGTCGGCCACGCCAGCGACGTGACGGAGTCACAGCTCCACGTCCCCATGGTCATCTTCGACGAGCGCCTTCCTCCCGGCGAGGTGGACGCCGTCACCGGCCACATCGACGTGGTGTCCACCCTGTTCGATCTGCTCGGCGACACGCATGACCCGGCCCGGCTGGGGGACGGCATCCCGATGACGAGGCCGGACGCGTCGCGCTACCTGCTCACCACCATCGGCTGGGAGCCCCGCTATGCGCTCATCGGCCAGCAGCTCAAGATTCGCTTCGGCGCGGGGCTGCCCGGCACGGAAATCACCGACCTGCACGACAACCCGCTGCCCGACGCCCAGGCCCGCTTCGCCCTGGAGGCGCCGCGCATCCTCCGCCGGCTGCGCGGTGGGACGGAGCAGCCGGCCGCCGGGGGAACGTCCGCCGCCGCGAGCCCCGCCACGCCCTGA
- a CDS encoding LysR family transcriptional regulator, translated as MPPRKLVRHLVWLESFAAAVEAGSIEAAAEHLGVARSVVSEHIRALEMALAEGASLLERGPGRRLQLTARGERLFAGTQTPLHQLDMKRLQDLASAEPVVRLGLNPTLSLSLLGNVAREAAARGLKLVLSFGGPHELTRQVKTRQLDLALDFTPLPPHEGVESESLLRMPFVVLAGPESPLIHEAASRRALHVKELEGQPFVDWLRDDPYGGANSARFTTHGVKVVEVARAESFLLIYELLRAFKACAIAPDLRLMHPFPPDIRAWPLREEEPQAVEVVALWPAGSLSPGARTLLDGVRHVHQPRR; from the coding sequence ATGCCCCCGCGCAAGCTCGTCCGGCACCTCGTCTGGTTGGAGTCCTTCGCCGCCGCCGTGGAGGCCGGCAGCATCGAGGCCGCCGCCGAGCACCTGGGGGTGGCCCGCTCGGTGGTGAGCGAGCACATCCGCGCGCTGGAGATGGCCCTGGCGGAGGGGGCCTCCCTCCTGGAGCGCGGCCCCGGCCGCCGCCTGCAGCTCACCGCGCGCGGCGAGCGCCTCTTCGCGGGCACTCAGACGCCGCTGCACCAACTGGACATGAAGCGGCTTCAAGACCTGGCCAGCGCCGAGCCGGTGGTGCGCCTGGGCCTCAACCCCACCCTGTCCCTGTCCCTGCTGGGGAACGTGGCGCGGGAGGCCGCCGCCAGGGGACTCAAGCTGGTGCTCAGCTTCGGCGGCCCGCATGAGCTGACGCGCCAGGTCAAGACGCGCCAGCTGGACCTCGCCCTGGACTTCACGCCCCTGCCTCCCCATGAGGGGGTGGAGTCCGAGTCCCTGCTGCGCATGCCCTTCGTGGTGCTGGCCGGGCCGGAAAGCCCGCTCATCCACGAGGCCGCCTCCCGTCGGGCGCTGCATGTGAAGGAGCTCGAGGGCCAGCCCTTCGTGGACTGGCTGCGGGACGACCCGTACGGAGGCGCCAACAGCGCGCGCTTCACCACCCACGGGGTGAAGGTGGTGGAGGTGGCCCGCGCGGAGAGCTTCCTCCTCATCTACGAGCTGCTGCGCGCCTTCAAGGCCTGTGCGATTGCGCCGGATTTGCGGCTGATGCACCCGTTTCCGCCCGACATCCGCGCCTGGCCCCTGCGCGAGGAGGAGCCCCAGGCCGTGGAGGTGGTCGCCCTCTGGCCCGCCGGCTCGCTCAGCCCCGGTGCCCGCACCCTCCTGGACGGGGTGCGTCATGTCCACCAGCCTCGTCGTTAA
- a CDS encoding aromatic amino acid hydroxylase, translating into MTPTERTIARLPAHLRRYVVGQDYAAYTARDQAVWRNILGKLRGHLADKAHPVYLEGLEATGIGSECIPSLDEMNEKLSRLGWACVGVRGFIPPAVFTELQALGVLAIAADIRTHEHIEYTPAPDIVHESAGHAPILANRRYAEYLKACGLVGFKAIASVEDQAVFEAIRNLSVVKEDPDASEDEVAHAQARLEAASASRRFVSESTRASRLYWWTAEYGLVGDVERPRIYGAGLLSSIGEAQHCLTPAVKKLALSMACADTEYDITRMQPQLFVARDFEHLFEVLGEFESTLAWKRGGDFGLAEALRCRTVNHLVLADGREVTGRVLEMVAAPKQVAPGLTTALVRMDGPVVASRGGKAEDGKPWNGPALVAFGAGKLPERGPFRLVLESGLELEGFATDGGEVLVLRGRLAGRELELPAVAKLFVSTHLPSVAGGPADPESWDQWFGELSAFSEGDGESKARSRKAMALHPSLAALYREVRQMREGRTVKPERLAQIAAAATDFPDDWLLRTEVDELRAPRA; encoded by the coding sequence ATGACTCCCACGGAACGAACGATTGCCCGCCTCCCCGCCCACCTGCGTCGCTACGTGGTGGGCCAGGACTACGCGGCGTACACCGCTCGGGATCAGGCCGTGTGGCGCAACATCCTGGGCAAGCTGCGCGGCCACCTGGCGGACAAGGCGCACCCCGTCTACCTGGAGGGCCTGGAGGCGACGGGCATCGGCTCGGAGTGCATCCCCAGCCTGGACGAGATGAACGAGAAGCTGTCGCGGCTGGGCTGGGCGTGCGTGGGCGTGCGCGGCTTCATCCCGCCCGCCGTCTTCACGGAGCTCCAGGCGCTGGGCGTGCTGGCCATCGCCGCGGACATCCGCACGCACGAGCACATCGAGTACACGCCGGCGCCGGACATCGTCCATGAGAGCGCGGGCCACGCGCCCATCCTCGCCAACCGCCGCTACGCGGAGTACCTCAAGGCGTGCGGGCTCGTGGGCTTCAAGGCCATTGCCAGCGTGGAGGACCAGGCCGTCTTCGAGGCCATCCGCAATCTCTCCGTGGTGAAGGAGGACCCGGACGCCAGCGAGGACGAGGTGGCCCACGCGCAGGCGCGGCTCGAGGCGGCCAGCGCGAGCCGCCGCTTCGTCAGCGAGAGCACGCGGGCCAGCCGCCTGTACTGGTGGACCGCGGAGTACGGCCTCGTCGGTGACGTGGAGCGCCCGCGCATCTACGGCGCCGGCCTGCTGTCCAGCATCGGCGAGGCGCAGCACTGCCTCACCCCGGCGGTGAAGAAGCTGGCGCTGAGCATGGCGTGCGCGGACACCGAATACGACATCACCCGGATGCAGCCGCAGCTCTTCGTCGCGCGTGACTTCGAGCACCTCTTCGAGGTGCTGGGCGAGTTCGAGTCCACGCTGGCGTGGAAGCGCGGCGGGGACTTCGGGCTGGCGGAGGCGCTGCGCTGCCGCACCGTCAACCACCTGGTGCTGGCGGACGGGCGCGAGGTGACGGGCCGGGTGCTGGAGATGGTGGCCGCGCCGAAGCAGGTGGCGCCGGGGCTCACCACCGCGCTGGTGCGCATGGATGGCCCGGTGGTCGCCTCGCGTGGCGGGAAGGCCGAGGACGGCAAGCCGTGGAACGGCCCGGCGCTGGTGGCCTTCGGCGCGGGGAAGCTCCCGGAGCGCGGCCCGTTCCGGTTGGTGCTGGAGAGCGGGCTGGAGCTGGAGGGCTTCGCCACCGACGGCGGCGAGGTGCTGGTGCTGCGGGGCCGGCTGGCCGGCCGCGAGCTGGAGCTGCCCGCGGTGGCGAAGCTCTTCGTCAGCACGCACCTGCCCTCGGTGGCGGGCGGGCCGGCGGACCCGGAGTCGTGGGACCAGTGGTTCGGCGAGCTGAGCGCCTTCTCGGAAGGGGACGGCGAGTCCAAGGCGCGCTCGCGCAAGGCCATGGCCCTGCACCCGTCGCTGGCCGCGCTCTACCGCGAGGTCCGCCAGATGCGCGAGGGGCGCACCGTGAAGCCCGAGCGGCTGGCGCAGATTGCCGCCGCGGCCACGGACTTCCCCGACGACTGGCTGCTGCGCACCGAGGTGGACGAGCTGCGCGCGCCCCGCGCCTGA
- the mrpC gene encoding Crp/Fnr family transcriptional regulator MrpC: MHGFNRPLGPIGSNVVAPLQTTSSGMMVTANKLIPGQEAIDFKGYFKVESFPHNSTIYRPGDNTDRVYLLKSGRVRLMRIGKNSTRSVVSILRPGDLFGELFRPEGTPIEEMAVAAGEAEVWSIEGRDFRAQLEARPALAVDVVRAYAERVRSLRKRVLGLTFKEVPARLADTLLTLVEAHGERCPHGGETDLRGITQQDLADLVGASRSFVSTLINEMKREGVLGNVGRILCVRDQKALRKIASKEK, from the coding sequence ATGCACGGTTTCAATCGCCCCCTCGGCCCCATCGGTTCCAACGTCGTGGCGCCGCTGCAGACGACCTCCTCCGGGATGATGGTGACGGCCAACAAGCTCATCCCCGGCCAGGAGGCCATCGACTTCAAGGGGTACTTCAAGGTCGAGTCCTTCCCGCACAACTCGACCATCTACCGCCCCGGTGACAACACGGACCGCGTGTACCTGCTCAAGTCCGGCCGCGTGCGCCTGATGCGCATCGGCAAGAACAGCACCCGCTCGGTGGTGTCCATCCTCCGCCCGGGTGACCTGTTCGGCGAGCTGTTCCGCCCCGAGGGCACGCCCATCGAGGAGATGGCCGTCGCCGCCGGTGAGGCCGAGGTGTGGAGCATCGAGGGCCGTGACTTCCGCGCCCAGCTGGAGGCCCGTCCGGCCCTGGCGGTGGACGTGGTCCGCGCCTACGCCGAGCGCGTCCGCTCGCTGCGCAAGCGCGTGCTGGGCCTGACCTTCAAGGAAGTTCCGGCCCGCCTGGCGGACACCCTGCTCACCCTCGTCGAAGCGCACGGCGAGCGCTGCCCGCACGGCGGTGAGACGGACCTGCGCGGAATCACCCAGCAGGACCTCGCGGACCTCGTCGGCGCCTCGCGCTCCTTCGTGTCCACGCTCATCAACGAGATGAAGCGCGAGGGCGTGCTCGGCAACGTCGGCCGCATCCTCTGCGTGCGCGACCAGAAGGCGCTGCGCAAGATTGCCTCCAAGGAGAAGTGA
- a CDS encoding sigma-54-dependent transcriptional regulator yields METLLIVDDDVSLLETLKMHFEEIEHDGQPRYHVATATSAAAGLRAAQESMPSVVILDMMLPDRTGLEIIEEMKGLCGDARIILVTAYHDMETTIRAMKAGAFDYIHKPFPDPAALDLVVERALEYRQLSRRADEVNRENAAARLGDIVGTSGSMQQLVKEIGKVTGSHATVLITGESGTGKELIARVIHNYSYDEPRPFIGINCSAIVDTLLESELFGHEKGAFTGATSGKLGKFEVAEEGTVFLDEIGDMSLMLQAKLLRVLQEREFERVGGVKRIKLRARVIAATHRNLSEEVAAGRFREDLYQRLKVITLLIPPLRERREDIPLLVKHLLERINEKVHKRVTRVPIEVMERLTRLPWRGNVRELENVLTRSVVLAPGDVLRGDDLPALEAAPNPDAGRPAPAGAMFAAPAVDDASLIPTLEEAERQLIARAMAVTKGHKGRTCQILGISRPTLERKLQKYGLAQGQSPQVHTFPVKDAS; encoded by the coding sequence ATGGAGACCCTTCTCATCGTCGACGACGACGTCTCGCTCCTCGAAACGCTGAAGATGCACTTCGAGGAGATCGAGCACGACGGCCAGCCGCGCTACCACGTGGCCACGGCCACCAGCGCGGCCGCGGGGCTGCGCGCCGCGCAGGAGAGCATGCCCAGCGTGGTCATCCTCGACATGATGCTCCCGGACCGCACGGGCCTGGAAATCATCGAGGAGATGAAGGGGCTGTGCGGAGACGCGCGCATCATCCTCGTCACCGCCTACCACGACATGGAGACCACCATCCGGGCCATGAAGGCCGGGGCCTTCGACTACATCCACAAGCCCTTCCCGGACCCGGCCGCCCTGGACCTGGTGGTGGAGCGCGCGCTGGAGTACCGCCAGCTGTCGCGCCGCGCGGACGAGGTCAACCGCGAGAATGCCGCCGCCCGCCTGGGCGACATCGTGGGCACCAGCGGGTCCATGCAGCAGCTGGTGAAGGAGATTGGCAAGGTGACGGGCAGCCACGCCACCGTGCTGATTACCGGTGAGAGCGGCACCGGCAAGGAACTCATCGCCCGCGTCATCCACAACTACTCGTACGACGAGCCCCGGCCCTTCATCGGCATCAACTGCTCGGCCATTGTCGACACGCTGCTGGAGAGCGAGCTGTTCGGCCACGAGAAGGGCGCCTTCACCGGCGCCACCTCCGGCAAGCTGGGCAAGTTCGAGGTGGCCGAGGAAGGCACCGTGTTCCTGGACGAGATTGGCGACATGTCGCTGATGCTCCAGGCCAAGCTCCTGCGCGTGCTGCAGGAGCGCGAGTTCGAGCGCGTCGGCGGCGTCAAGCGCATCAAGCTGCGCGCGCGCGTCATCGCCGCCACCCACCGCAACCTCTCCGAGGAGGTGGCGGCGGGCCGCTTCCGCGAGGACCTCTACCAGCGCCTCAAGGTGATTACGCTCCTCATCCCCCCGCTGCGCGAGCGGCGCGAGGACATCCCCCTGCTGGTGAAGCACCTGCTCGAGCGCATCAACGAGAAGGTCCACAAGCGCGTCACCCGCGTGCCCATCGAGGTCATGGAGCGGCTCACCCGGCTGCCCTGGCGCGGCAACGTGCGCGAATTGGAGAACGTCCTCACCCGCTCCGTGGTGCTCGCCCCCGGCGACGTGCTGCGCGGGGACGACCTGCCGGCGCTGGAGGCCGCTCCGAATCCGGACGCCGGCCGCCCCGCCCCCGCCGGCGCCATGTTCGCCGCCCCGGCCGTGGACGACGCCAGCCTCATCCCCACCCTGGAAGAGGCCGAGCGCCAGCTCATCGCCCGTGCGATGGCCGTCACCAAGGGGCACAAGGGTCGCACCTGCCAGATTCTTGGAATCAGCCGCCCCACCCTGGAGCGCAAGCTCCAGAAGTACGGTTTGGCACAGGGGCAGAGCCCTCAGGTGCACACCTTCCCCGTGAAGGACGCTTCCTGA
- a CDS encoding sensor histidine kinase: MNAHLLQAVLLAWSPSLRVTRVEGDTATVLRRPSAELLERPLHVVLGVTAERARELDARAREDRRAVEFVSSQLGGEDPTPLRLTLGLDAGEACAGVLDLNTVLEGAPPVQISRLSSSLSHEIRNPLSSVKMAVQTLARNTGLSDRDRRRLTIANREIRTMERMLWLLSEYGRDTTPNLDAHALRSVLQEATGMVAPELAERRIEVRVDEEPDLPRVRVDPNRLRPVLAQVLLNIAMGQAEDSPVEVALRRGGAGQVLMVLKDPAAALPPEERGTLFEPFGSRLARGAGLSLAALRRVMTGQGGDLAAEGSADPGMVFTLTFAT, encoded by the coding sequence ATGAACGCCCACCTCCTGCAAGCCGTGTTGCTCGCCTGGTCTCCAAGCCTGAGGGTGACGCGTGTCGAGGGCGATACCGCCACCGTGTTGCGCCGCCCCTCCGCGGAGCTGCTGGAGCGTCCGCTCCATGTGGTGCTCGGCGTCACGGCCGAGCGCGCGCGGGAGCTGGATGCCCGTGCCCGTGAAGACCGCCGCGCCGTGGAGTTCGTCTCCTCGCAGCTGGGCGGCGAGGACCCCACGCCCCTGCGCCTGACGCTGGGCCTGGACGCGGGCGAGGCCTGCGCCGGCGTGCTCGACCTGAACACCGTGCTGGAGGGCGCGCCGCCGGTCCAGATTTCGCGCCTGTCCTCCTCGCTCAGCCACGAGATTCGCAACCCGCTGTCCTCCGTGAAGATGGCGGTGCAGACGCTGGCGCGGAACACCGGGCTGTCGGACCGGGACAGGCGGCGGCTCACCATCGCCAACCGCGAAATCCGCACCATGGAGCGGATGCTGTGGCTGTTGTCCGAGTACGGCCGGGACACCACGCCCAACCTGGACGCGCACGCGCTGCGCTCGGTGCTACAGGAGGCCACCGGCATGGTGGCCCCGGAGCTGGCCGAGCGCCGCATCGAGGTGCGCGTGGACGAGGAGCCGGACCTGCCGCGAGTACGGGTGGACCCCAACCGGCTGCGGCCCGTGCTGGCCCAGGTGCTCCTCAACATCGCCATGGGCCAGGCCGAGGACAGCCCCGTGGAGGTCGCCCTGCGCCGCGGCGGCGCCGGACAGGTGCTGATGGTGCTCAAGGACCCCGCCGCCGCGCTGCCCCCCGAGGAGCGCGGCACCCTCTTCGAGCCCTTCGGCTCACGCCTCGCGAGGGGGGCGGGCCTGTCGCTCGCGGCCCTGCGCCGGGTGATGACGGGCCAGGGGGGAGACCTGGCCGCCGAGGGCAGCGCCGACCCCGGCATGGTCTTCACGCTGACGTTCGCCACCTGA